One window of Helicobacter winghamensis ATCC BAA-430 genomic DNA carries:
- a CDS encoding homoserine dehydrogenase: MKQLSLGIIGLGVVGSSVAKILKENQTLIAARAGCAIHVKKGAVKDLSKSREIFDFPITNDVNEILDDPEIDIVVELTGGVEAPFEIAKKALRNSKALVTANKAMLAYHRYTLQQIAGDLPIGFEASVAGGIPIIKALRDGLGANHILNIRGIINGTCNYILTKMKDFGVEFDEVLKEAQKLGYAEADPSFDIGGFDAAHKLLILASIAYGIDARPNDILIEGITQITQEDIAFAKEFGYHLKLLGIAKKDGDFIELRVHPTFLPKDALLGKVDGVMNAISVVGDYVGETLYYGAGAGGEATASAVISDIIEIARTKSSPMLGFKTTSGVLKLKPIEAITSAYYLRILVLDKPGVLAQIAKIFGEVGISIDTFLQRNDKHHSTLLLSTHTCTEADIKCAIDRISTLEVVKAPPAMIRIEK, from the coding sequence ATGAAACAACTCTCATTAGGAATAATTGGCTTAGGCGTTGTTGGTAGCAGTGTTGCAAAAATTTTAAAAGAAAACCAAACCTTAATTGCAGCGCGCGCAGGCTGTGCAATCCACGTCAAAAAAGGTGCGGTAAAAGATCTTTCAAAAAGTCGTGAAATTTTTGATTTCCCAATCACTAATGATGTCAATGAAATCCTAGATGATCCTGAAATTGATATTGTAGTGGAGCTTACAGGTGGAGTGGAAGCTCCCTTTGAAATTGCAAAAAAAGCCCTAAGAAACTCTAAAGCTTTAGTTACCGCAAATAAAGCAATGCTAGCCTATCACCGCTACACACTCCAGCAAATTGCTGGGGATTTACCCATAGGCTTTGAAGCAAGTGTGGCAGGTGGAATCCCTATCATTAAAGCCTTGCGCGATGGCTTAGGAGCAAACCATATCTTAAATATTCGCGGAATCATTAATGGCACTTGCAATTACATCTTAACCAAAATGAAAGATTTTGGTGTAGAATTTGATGAAGTGCTAAAAGAAGCCCAAAAATTAGGCTATGCAGAAGCAGATCCAAGCTTTGATATAGGCGGTTTTGATGCAGCGCATAAGCTTTTAATTTTAGCAAGCATTGCCTATGGGATTGACGCACGCCCTAATGATATTTTAATTGAAGGAATCACACAAATCACGCAAGAGGACATTGCCTTTGCTAAAGAATTTGGTTACCATTTAAAACTTTTAGGCATTGCCAAAAAAGATGGGGATTTTATAGAATTACGCGTGCATCCTACTTTCTTGCCAAAAGATGCGCTATTAGGCAAGGTTGATGGCGTGATGAATGCCATTAGTGTTGTTGGTGATTATGTAGGAGAAACGCTATATTATGGGGCTGGTGCTGGGGGAGAAGCCACTGCTAGTGCCGTGATTTCTGATATTATTGAAATTGCTCGCACCAAAAGCTCCCCAATGCTAGGCTTTAAAACAACAAGTGGTGTATTAAAACTAAAGCCAATTGAAGCAATCACTAGCGCGTATTATTTGCGCATTTTGGTGCTTGATAAACCAGGTGTTTTAGCGCAAATTGCTAAAATTTTTGGTGAAGTTGGAATCTCTATTGACACATTTTTACAACGCAACGACAAGCACCACTCCACCTTGCTACTCTCCACGCACACTTGCACAGAAGCAGACATTAAATGTGCAATAGATCGTATAAGCACGCTTGAAGTTGTGAAAGCACCGCCTGCAATGATTCGCATTGAAAAATAA
- a CDS encoding YraN family protein — MKNKNTANTTQKGKEAEDFACAFLENEGYSIEARNFNTRFGEIDIIAKKDGILHFVEVKSGIGFEPIYNITPTKVQKIIKTIEIYLKEYHLNLPYCLSALILSKTAKQEVFSVSFLENITLF; from the coding sequence TTGAAAAATAAAAACACTGCAAACACCACACAAAAGGGTAAAGAAGCCGAAGACTTTGCTTGTGCGTTTTTAGAAAATGAAGGCTATTCCATAGAAGCACGCAATTTTAACACACGCTTTGGGGAGATCGATATTATCGCCAAAAAAGATGGAATCTTGCATTTTGTGGAAGTAAAAAGCGGAATAGGATTTGAACCAATTTATAATATAACTCCAACTAAAGTTCAAAAAATTATCAAAACCATAGAAATTTATCTAAAAGAATATCACCTAAACTTGCCCTATTGCCTAAGCGCATTGATTTTAAGCAAAACCGCTAAACAAGAAGTCTTTAGCGTGAGTTTTTTGGAAAATATCACACTTTTTTAA
- a CDS encoding TrkA C-terminal domain-containing protein, with amino-acid sequence MRKVLLILNGIVAKEFLTTLTLKHLDKNAYIFVSLDSNLLPKNLPQESQTYNFDPSASNKLREILTPEITDCYVVLDDIKDCEAVYHTLRAYSKMLQITMLGEIPLEHSDKQLLMLNETHLLSSRLFEKFPNVPKTAKSIGLGEGEIMQVSVPFGSPYAYRSVGVIKQKKWKIVAIYRNNGLILPKYSTTILPNDALLLVGEPDTLWDIYHRIKEESGQFPTPFGRDVVLYFDLLYSKDLECYLQQTIWLFKHFKNKRLEVCFLNPTDIATIEKIENHPLLNAGEISWRIEYHKTSLKALIEKDKVSKNIGLILLEKYCFTRYRGYLLDLGIPLLKFGEQTLNNLTHSAVVLPKITEEAEKISSVVFDFSTQLGLKILLYDFDPNEENHEQALDYYKHIAKVFNKKLEIDNTSTQNPILWLNHQQNMLQILPLRKVGIKRNPIFSMRDVENLSAYLIKIPQLFVPISV; translated from the coding sequence ATGCGAAAAGTGCTTTTAATTTTGAACGGAATTGTAGCAAAAGAATTCCTAACAACTCTCACATTAAAACATTTAGATAAAAATGCATATATTTTTGTGTCTTTAGATTCCAACCTTTTACCAAAAAACCTCCCGCAAGAGAGTCAAACTTATAATTTTGATCCAAGTGCTTCTAATAAACTTAGAGAAATTCTAACCCCAGAAATTACGGATTGTTATGTGGTGTTAGATGATATAAAAGATTGTGAGGCTGTATATCACACACTGCGTGCTTATAGCAAAATGCTACAAATCACAATGCTAGGGGAGATCCCGCTAGAGCATAGTGATAAGCAACTGCTTATGTTAAATGAAACCCATTTGCTAAGTAGTCGCTTGTTTGAAAAGTTTCCAAATGTGCCAAAAACTGCCAAAAGCATTGGTTTGGGAGAGGGTGAGATTATGCAAGTTAGCGTGCCTTTTGGAAGCCCTTATGCGTATAGAAGCGTGGGAGTGATTAAGCAAAAGAAGTGGAAAATCGTTGCAATTTATCGCAATAATGGTTTGATTTTGCCAAAATATTCTACTACAATTTTGCCCAATGATGCACTTTTGCTTGTAGGAGAACCTGATACGCTTTGGGATATTTATCATCGCATCAAAGAAGAATCTGGTCAGTTCCCAACTCCCTTTGGGCGCGATGTTGTGCTATATTTTGACTTGCTGTATTCTAAAGATTTGGAGTGTTATTTACAGCAAACAATCTGGCTTTTTAAGCACTTTAAAAACAAGCGTTTAGAAGTGTGTTTTTTAAATCCTACGGATATTGCAACAATTGAAAAAATTGAAAATCATCCGCTTTTAAATGCTGGGGAAATTTCCTGGAGAATTGAATATCACAAAACATCTTTAAAAGCACTAATTGAAAAGGACAAGGTTAGTAAAAATATTGGATTAATCTTGCTAGAGAAATATTGTTTTACGCGTTATCGTGGATATTTATTGGATTTAGGGATTCCGCTTTTAAAGTTTGGTGAGCAAACATTGAATAATCTTACACATAGTGCCGTTGTGCTTCCAAAAATTACAGAAGAAGCAGAGAAAATTTCATCTGTTGTTTTTGATTTTTCTACGCAGTTAGGCTTGAAAATATTATTGTATGATTTTGATCCCAATGAAGAAAATCACGAACAAGCACTAGATTATTATAAACATATTGCAAAAGTCTTCAACAAAAAGTTAGAGATTGACAATACAAGCACGCAAAATCCTATTCTTTGGCTTAATCATCAGCAAAATATGCTTCAAATCTTGCCTTTAAGAAAGGTAGGAATTAAACGGAATCCAATTTTTTCAATGCGCGATGTAGAAAATCTAAGTGCATATTTGATTAAAATTCCACAACTTTTTGTGCCAATTTCTGTTTAA
- the tgt gene encoding tRNA guanosine(34) transglycosylase Tgt, translating to MEFNLQKTDNNARAGILKLAHGEVPTPIFMPVGTQASVKALDFNDLLALNAPIILGNTYHLYLRPNDEIIATLGGLHSFTKFPRNFLTDSGGFQAFSLNSNVKHQEDGILFKSHIDGSRHFFSPQKVLDIQYNLNSDIMMILDDLVGLPASKERILESINRTTKWAKDAITYHNFKKQEAIDCGNPLTNNIFAIVQGGTDKEFREASARDLTSLGDFDGYAIGGLAVGEPNAEMYATLDFTTPLLPKDKPRYLMGVGTPQDIVEAIARGVDMFDCVMPTRNARNGTIFTHFGKLAIKSPRYKLDTQPLDPKCHCYTCTNHTRAYLHHLFRAGEMSYFRLSSIHNLAHYLNLVRNAREAILKGEFMQFYKKFYAELES from the coding sequence ATGGAATTTAATCTACAAAAAACTGACAATAATGCACGCGCTGGAATACTAAAGCTCGCACATGGAGAAGTGCCAACGCCTATTTTTATGCCCGTTGGCACACAAGCAAGTGTTAAAGCATTAGATTTTAATGACCTTTTAGCCCTTAATGCTCCCATAATTTTAGGCAACACTTACCATTTGTATTTACGCCCAAATGATGAGATTATAGCCACACTTGGAGGATTGCATAGCTTTACAAAATTCCCTAGAAACTTCCTAACAGATAGCGGCGGATTCCAAGCCTTTAGCCTAAATTCTAATGTCAAACACCAAGAAGATGGAATCCTTTTTAAAAGCCATATTGATGGTTCAAGACATTTTTTTTCCCCACAAAAAGTGCTAGATATTCAATACAACCTAAATAGCGATATCATGATGATTTTGGATGATTTAGTGGGCTTGCCAGCTAGTAAAGAGCGCATTTTAGAATCCATAAATCGCACAACGAAATGGGCAAAAGATGCAATTACTTATCACAACTTCAAAAAACAAGAAGCTATAGATTGTGGAAACCCTTTAACCAACAATATCTTTGCGATTGTGCAAGGCGGAACAGATAAAGAATTTAGAGAGGCAAGCGCTAGGGATCTGACAAGTCTTGGGGATTTTGATGGTTATGCAATCGGCGGACTTGCAGTAGGCGAACCAAACGCGGAAATGTATGCCACGCTTGATTTTACAACACCCCTTTTGCCAAAGGACAAACCCCGCTATTTAATGGGAGTTGGCACACCACAAGATATTGTAGAAGCAATTGCTAGGGGAGTGGATATGTTTGATTGTGTGATGCCTACGCGCAATGCTAGAAATGGCACGATTTTCACGCATTTTGGGAAGCTTGCGATTAAATCACCTCGCTATAAACTTGATACACAACCCTTAGATCCTAAATGCCATTGCTATACTTGCACAAATCACACGCGTGCGTATTTGCACCATTTATTCCGCGCAGGCGAGATGAGTTACTTCCGCCTTTCAAGCATTCATAATTTAGCCCATTATTTGAATCTTGTAAGAAATGCTAGAGAAGCAATTTTAAAAGGGGAGTTTATGCAGTTTTATAAGAAATTTTATGCAGAACTAGAAAGCTAA
- a CDS encoding YgaP family membrane protein produces MSNLDKTIRLILAMVLYFMFGFVCQSWWWLISLLPLLSAVYGYCPLYKIFKK; encoded by the coding sequence ATGAGTAATTTAGATAAAACAATCCGTTTGATTTTAGCAATGGTGCTGTATTTTATGTTTGGTTTTGTGTGCCAAAGCTGGTGGTGGTTAATTTCTTTATTGCCGCTATTAAGCGCAGTTTATGGATACTGCCCACTTTATAAAATCTTTAAAAAATAA
- a CDS encoding NAD(P)/FAD-dependent oxidoreductase, producing the protein MEQEKLNRRDLLKLMGVGGIALGGASLAVPTQAKAKSDKAPNIAIIGAGLGGISLSARLVDDLPNAKITLFDADPILYYQPGFTLIAGGIYNKKDTEYKKEDLINSKVNWVKENVASVNPDANTLTTTAGTTHNYDYLVIGTGTFNMFEKYKGLSEEFINDPATNVTSIYTADGAVKAQEMFKKIAKDGGKVIFAEPNTPIKCGGANKKINFLLDDLTTTKGTRQKVDMALFTGGSGMLSSPVHAKMIEQFFIERKMPYSMRHMLVEVDTARNVAIFEKLMPYTENGEQKMAKERVEKPYDYLFVIPPMKTADFITEAGLAITKGHTAGNWVDVDQYTLQHKKFANIFAIGDCAGIPKGKTGASIRKQYPVIAENLIAHLEGKPLEAKFSGYTACPLLTRYGKAVMVEFDYEGTAPSMPCFGATRESWMNWFVKVYLMKPMVMQAMVKAKA; encoded by the coding sequence ATGGAACAAGAAAAGTTAAATCGCCGTGATTTGCTGAAGTTAATGGGCGTTGGGGGTATTGCTCTAGGAGGTGCAAGTTTAGCCGTGCCAACACAGGCAAAAGCAAAGTCAGACAAAGCACCAAATATTGCAATTATTGGTGCAGGGCTTGGAGGAATTTCACTCTCTGCAAGATTAGTTGATGATTTGCCAAATGCAAAAATTACGCTTTTTGATGCGGATCCTATTTTGTATTATCAACCCGGATTTACACTAATTGCTGGTGGCATTTATAATAAAAAGGATACAGAATATAAAAAAGAAGATTTGATTAATTCCAAAGTGAATTGGGTTAAGGAAAATGTCGCTTCTGTTAATCCTGATGCCAACACACTAACAACAACAGCAGGTACAACACATAATTATGATTATCTTGTTATTGGCACAGGAACATTTAATATGTTTGAAAAATACAAGGGCTTAAGCGAAGAGTTTATTAACGATCCTGCCACAAATGTTACAAGTATTTATACAGCAGATGGCGCAGTAAAGGCGCAAGAAATGTTTAAAAAAATCGCAAAAGATGGTGGAAAAGTGATTTTTGCAGAGCCAAACACTCCAATTAAATGTGGTGGTGCAAATAAAAAAATCAACTTCTTGCTTGATGATTTAACAACCACAAAAGGCACACGCCAAAAGGTGGATATGGCATTATTTACAGGTGGTTCTGGAATGTTATCAAGCCCAGTGCATGCAAAAATGATTGAGCAATTTTTTATTGAACGCAAAATGCCTTATTCTATGCGTCATATGCTTGTAGAAGTGGATACTGCGCGCAATGTGGCGATTTTTGAAAAACTTATGCCTTACACAGAAAATGGTGAGCAAAAAATGGCAAAAGAGCGCGTTGAGAAGCCCTATGATTATCTTTTTGTGATTCCGCCTATGAAAACAGCAGACTTCATTACAGAAGCAGGGCTTGCGATTACCAAGGGACACACTGCTGGAAATTGGGTGGATGTGGATCAATACACACTGCAGCATAAAAAGTTTGCAAATATCTTTGCAATCGGTGATTGTGCTGGGATTCCAAAAGGTAAAACAGGCGCAAGTATCCGCAAGCAATATCCTGTAATTGCAGAAAATCTTATCGCACATTTGGAAGGGAAGCCGTTAGAAGCGAAGTTTAGTGGTTACACAGCTTGCCCACTTTTAACACGCTATGGAAAAGCGGTTATGGTTGAGTTTGATTATGAAGGGACAGCACCTAGTATGCCTTGCTTTGGGGCTACAAGAGAGAGCTGGATGAATTGGTTTGTAAAAGTGTATTTAATGAAACCTATGGTTATGCAAGCAATGGTAAAAGCAAAAGCATAA
- a CDS encoding YifB family Mg chelatase-like AAA ATPase has protein sequence MHTLFCAAQVGIGAQEVEVEVSFTRALPSFSITGLAGNAIQESRQRVQSSLLANGFKFPPLKITVNLSPSDLPKQGSFYDLPIALLIALYNTLDSNFLEPNLQDSKTPPKLFAFGELGLDGRIKDAPAISPLLLSLLSETKGQNHLFILPKSAKEFYSKIPNLKAYYAESLKEALEILQNPPPLESYDSTLPFENFTIQKQRYYYTQDFPLDFHSIIGQERAKRAALIAACGFHNILFEGSAGSGKSMIASRIPYVLPPLTLNEMLQLAVTSLKITPHRPFRNPHNSATKAAILGSAVGQSIKPGEIGLANLGVLFFDELPHFPKSILESLREPLQNYHFTISRSQAKITYPTDFMFVAAMNPCPCGNLLSLNKECRCNQKEINAYKSKISEPFWDRLDLFVTMQENAHLESKTTAHRIDSKTLQNQVLNAFRFQKARKQSCFNARLQGIEFERFCSLEYNEQEVLEKAIQKFGISKRGSDKILRVARSIADLEESTQIQKSHLLEALSFRRI, from the coding sequence ATGCACACATTGTTTTGCGCCGCACAAGTTGGGATTGGCGCACAAGAAGTAGAAGTTGAAGTGAGTTTCACGCGCGCTTTGCCATCGTTTTCTATCACAGGACTTGCTGGCAATGCAATCCAAGAATCACGCCAAAGAGTGCAATCCTCACTCTTGGCAAATGGCTTTAAATTCCCACCCCTTAAAATCACGGTAAATCTCTCTCCATCAGACTTACCAAAACAAGGAAGTTTTTATGATTTGCCAATCGCGCTTCTAATTGCTTTATATAACACACTAGATTCTAATTTCTTAGAACCTAATTTACAAGATTCTAAAACACCGCCCAAGCTCTTTGCCTTTGGTGAGTTAGGACTTGATGGTCGCATTAAGGACGCACCAGCAATTTCTCCACTTTTACTATCCTTGCTTAGTGAGACAAAAGGACAAAATCATCTCTTTATTCTTCCAAAAAGCGCCAAAGAGTTTTACTCTAAGATTCCAAATTTAAAAGCCTATTATGCGGAATCCCTAAAAGAAGCCTTAGAGATTTTACAAAATCCTCCCCCCTTAGAGTCCTATGATTCCACCTTGCCCTTTGAAAATTTTACAATTCAAAAACAACGCTACTATTACACGCAAGATTTCCCCCTAGATTTTCACTCTATCATCGGACAAGAGCGTGCTAAACGCGCCGCACTAATTGCTGCTTGTGGATTCCATAATATCCTTTTTGAAGGGAGTGCTGGGAGCGGCAAGAGTATGATTGCTTCAAGAATTCCGTATGTTTTGCCCCCTTTAACCTTAAATGAAATGCTCCAACTTGCTGTAACTTCGCTTAAAATAACTCCCCACCGTCCCTTTAGAAATCCACACAACAGCGCGACAAAAGCAGCGATTTTAGGGAGTGCCGTAGGACAAAGTATAAAGCCCGGTGAAATAGGGCTTGCAAATTTGGGCGTGTTATTCTTTGATGAGCTTCCGCATTTTCCAAAAAGCATTTTAGAATCCCTAAGAGAGCCTTTACAAAACTACCATTTCACAATCTCACGCTCACAAGCAAAAATCACTTATCCTACCGATTTTATGTTTGTAGCAGCGATGAATCCTTGCCCTTGCGGGAATCTCTTAAGTCTTAACAAAGAATGCCGTTGTAATCAGAAAGAAATCAACGCCTATAAATCCAAAATTTCAGAACCCTTTTGGGATCGCTTAGATTTGTTTGTAACAATGCAAGAAAACGCGCATTTAGAATCTAAAACAACCGCGCATCGCATAGATTCTAAGACCTTGCAAAACCAAGTGCTAAATGCTTTTAGATTCCAAAAAGCGCGTAAGCAAAGTTGCTTTAATGCAAGGTTACAAGGCATAGAATTTGAACGCTTTTGCTCCCTTGAATACAACGAGCAAGAAGTCTTAGAAAAAGCAATCCAAAAATTTGGAATCTCAAAGCGTGGAAGTGATAAAATCTTACGCGTAGCAAGAAGTATCGCAGACTTAGAAGAAAGCACACAGATTCAAAAATCGCATTTGCTAGAAGCGCTAAGTTTTCGCCGCATTTAA
- a CDS encoding ABC transporter ATP-binding protein/permease, whose amino-acid sequence MLSKLKFILSNHDRRYIYGLLLLSLLVSLIELIGISAIAPFMAIASDFTLIESKPYFAFIYEIFRFQNPRDFVIAFGVALLVFYVFRSLINLLYQHLLARFTFGRYYLIVGRLFRNYLGLNYEEFITKNTSYLTKTITTEAHNFTILLAAALFMTSEVFVVLLIYGTLLFVNFKITLGLTLMLALFGFLMARIITLKIKKQGREKEAHQKGFFETLSSSFGNYKIIKLQSDDSAIMQTFSSSLWGYSLANIKNQTFFHIPRLLLEALGFCMMIAVVLYLFIKDSSNVTSYLPLLSMYVLALYRLLPSINRILDSYNKIIFNFRSLEIIYQDLNAKIKDLGDEKIDFKEQITLEKLYFGYQNKPILKDINLSIKRGEKVAFIGESGSGKSTLVDIIIGLLSPKEGKILVDSTEINANNLKSWRSKIGYIPQNVYLFAGSVAENVAFGRDFDEEKIIAVLKSANIYDFLMQKEGLDTQVGDGGIALSGGQKQRIAIARALYGEPEVLVLDEATSALDSQVEAKIMEEIYKIATNKTLLIIAHRLSTIANCDSIYKMQDGSLTSVNYKDIL is encoded by the coding sequence ATGCTTTCTAAATTAAAATTTATTCTCTCAAACCACGATCGGCGTTATATTTATGGGCTTTTACTTCTGTCTTTGCTTGTGTCTTTAATAGAGCTTATAGGAATCTCCGCTATTGCACCTTTTATGGCTATAGCAAGCGATTTTACCTTGATTGAAAGCAAACCTTACTTTGCCTTTATTTACGAAATTTTTAGATTCCAAAATCCAAGAGATTTTGTAATTGCTTTTGGTGTGGCATTGCTTGTGTTTTATGTCTTTAGAAGCCTTATAAATCTGTTGTATCAGCATTTATTAGCTCGCTTTACCTTTGGGCGTTATTATCTCATTGTGGGGCGACTTTTTAGGAATTATTTGGGGCTAAATTATGAAGAGTTTATTACAAAAAATACAAGCTATTTAACAAAAACAATCACCACAGAAGCCCATAACTTCACTATTTTGCTAGCAGCGGCTTTGTTTATGACTTCAGAAGTTTTTGTGGTGCTTTTAATCTATGGCACGCTTTTGTTTGTGAATTTTAAAATCACTTTGGGTTTAACGCTTATGTTAGCACTTTTTGGATTCCTTATGGCACGCATTATCACCTTAAAAATTAAAAAGCAAGGGAGAGAGAAAGAAGCACATCAAAAAGGATTTTTTGAAACCTTAAGTTCAAGCTTTGGAAACTATAAAATCATCAAACTCCAAAGCGATGATAGCGCGATTATGCAAACCTTTTCAAGCTCCCTTTGGGGATACTCTCTGGCAAATATCAAAAACCAAACATTCTTCCACATTCCGCGCCTTTTGCTTGAAGCATTAGGTTTTTGTATGATGATTGCTGTGGTGCTGTATCTTTTTATCAAAGATTCTAGCAATGTTACAAGCTATCTTCCCTTGCTGTCAATGTATGTTTTAGCTCTTTATCGACTTTTGCCATCTATTAATCGCATTTTAGATTCCTATAATAAAATTATTTTTAACTTCCGCTCCCTTGAAATCATCTATCAAGATTTAAACGCAAAAATCAAGGATTTAGGCGATGAAAAGATAGATTTTAAAGAGCAAATTACCCTAGAAAAACTCTATTTTGGCTACCAAAATAAGCCTATTTTAAAAGATATTAACCTAAGCATTAAAAGAGGCGAAAAAGTCGCTTTTATCGGCGAATCTGGGAGTGGTAAAAGCACACTTGTTGATATAATCATCGGCTTATTAAGCCCAAAAGAAGGTAAAATCCTAGTAGATAGTACAGAAATTAACGCAAATAACCTTAAAAGCTGGCGTTCAAAAATCGGCTATATCCCACAAAATGTTTATCTCTTTGCTGGAAGTGTGGCAGAAAATGTCGCTTTTGGGCGTGATTTTGATGAAGAAAAAATCATTGCTGTGCTAAAGAGTGCAAACATTTATGACTTTTTAATGCAAAAAGAAGGACTTGATACACAAGTGGGCGATGGCGGAATCGCATTAAGCGGTGGTCAAAAACAACGCATTGCCATTGCGCGCGCACTTTATGGCGAACCTGAAGTTTTGGTGCTTGATGAAGCCACAAGCGCACTAGATTCCCAAGTGGAAGCTAAGATAATGGAGGAGATTTATAAGATTGCTACAAACAAAACGCTACTCATTATCGCGCACCGCCTAAGCACGATTGCAAATTGCGATTCCATTTATAAAATGCAAGATGGCTCTTTAACCTCTGTAAATTACAAGGATATTCTCTAA
- a CDS encoding glycosyltransferase family 2 protein encodes MQATPKEFSQQFPKVSIILTTYNREYFFTESIESLLEQDYPNLEIIISDDGSSDNTFNIACEYAQENPHIKVVQNAHTKGSAGNRNNGLDHASGELVMLLDDDDLLFKEAISQMINVYLSFDRHYGIIIANCTRSDDGFLSGQGISESREISFQEVLCGKLDGEFLTLFERKLLGQRRFNENLQRGNMGLLWLKLHKNRPCYYLHKPLKFYRIHAESLTQNLKYKPLEMVKNYEQDILLFYRDRLKYCPAHLAKLCATAALLYRQGGNRKKAFKKILQSLAIRPNLLAIQVFFCLFLPISCLPKLKIRQRVEK; translated from the coding sequence ATGCAAGCAACTCCTAAAGAATTTTCTCAACAATTCCCAAAAGTTAGCATTATCCTAACAACCTATAACAGAGAATATTTTTTCACAGAGTCCATTGAAAGCCTGTTAGAGCAAGATTATCCAAACCTAGAGATTATCATTAGCGATGATGGTTCAAGCGATAATACCTTTAACATCGCCTGTGAATACGCACAGGAAAATCCCCATATTAAAGTCGTGCAAAACGCCCATACTAAAGGTAGTGCAGGCAATCGCAACAATGGCTTAGACCACGCAAGCGGGGAGCTTGTGATGCTTTTAGATGATGATGATTTGCTTTTTAAAGAAGCCATTTCACAGATGATTAATGTGTATTTAAGCTTTGATCGCCACTATGGAATCATTATTGCAAACTGCACAAGAAGTGATGATGGATTTTTATCCGGGCAGGGCATTAGCGAGTCGCGCGAGATTAGCTTCCAAGAAGTTTTATGTGGAAAGTTAGATGGTGAGTTTTTGACACTTTTTGAACGCAAACTCTTAGGGCAAAGGCGATTTAATGAAAATTTACAGCGCGGGAATATGGGGCTTTTATGGTTAAAACTTCATAAAAACCGCCCCTGCTACTATCTCCACAAACCCTTAAAATTTTACAGAATCCACGCAGAATCCCTAACGCAAAACCTAAAATACAAGCCCTTAGAAATGGTTAAAAACTACGAGCAGGACATTTTGCTTTTTTATAGAGATCGCTTAAAATATTGCCCCGCTCATCTTGCTAAACTCTGTGCCACAGCGGCTTTGCTTTATCGGCAAGGGGGGAATCGCAAAAAAGCCTTCAAAAAAATCTTACAAAGCCTTGCAATCCGCCCAAATTTACTTGCAATCCAAGTGTTTTTCTGCCTATTTTTACCCATCTCTTGCTTGCCAAAACTAAAAATCCGCCAAAGAGTTGAGAAGTAA